One region of Alosa sapidissima isolate fAloSap1 chromosome 1, fAloSap1.pri, whole genome shotgun sequence genomic DNA includes:
- the kdm2aa gene encoding lysine (K)-specific demethylase 2Aa isoform X2 codes for MTKQRSGTRRRYHDDGISDDEIEGKRTFDLEEKLRSDRFSSDRVKRLVGKEFNFEYIQREGLRDPIIFERPDGLGIKMPDPDFSVNDVKSYVGSRRVVDVMDVTTQKNIEMSMAHWRRYYETPPAQREKLYNVISLEFSHTKLENLVQRPATVDIIDWVDNMWPRHLKERQRDSTNAIIDMQYPKVQKYCLMSVQGCYTDFHIDFGGTSVWYHILRGGKVFWLIPPTPQNLELYENWVLSGKQGDIFLGDKATDCQRIELKQGYTFIIPSGWIHAVYTPVDTLVFGGNFLHSFNIPMQLNIYGIEDRTRVPAKFRYPFYYEMCWYVLERYLFSLTNTSHLTPEFQKHSLGIGLKREASSEDSENLNGHTKEEDDEDDEKPPSPLINPGVKVHLTAFELEGLWSLLGKLESLPSHKKCVPAGIHNAPALLHDIRALLKEHASDIPKLSYTGKPIVKWPRRPSWYQPPPPPAPVGRPRLSGTVVTPRPVKPPSSMSVLRRRRVRCKRCEACLRTECGECNFCRDMKKFGGPGKLKQTCVLRQCLAPGLPLSAACEVCGEGNPEPGESQTFSLMLMECSNCAQIAHPGCLKVPGDGVVNKDLPSCWECPKCVLDQGNNSEIKLERKKIHMKRKSSSLDGRPAKLYRRRGNEDDDDSGSDDDDDDEGLRPSGRKMSIHVRGGTSAGRRGYGAGRRGMWRGTSHRGRGRGGGLAPSSGLKMRRGFGVRGERGGRVRLRGGARMQRRRYESDDDDDDDDDDDDDDDDDDDDDDDDDDESDEEHMGHTEKGHRRRRRRRRRRGDDDDDDDDDDDDDEDSEDRDLDGEDEDMEDLDEDGEEKDDEDDDEDDDNQTDSEPEPPVLLVSDLNDELLNGSYLTVTLQRPTKAKRDPGSIVPKLEAAMSPRAPAGSHPGAGFVQRKTLHKARHKNNGGATGNGLTQSKGGALAAAGRHARHGNHRHHHHHHGERDTASPSSSASSRSSVSPTPPPPSSSASPPSLLSHPSFREVGNEPGGEKEVWVSVFHYLTLTELSVCMTVCKAWYKWGCDKRLWTHIDLSRCRSLTSQALSGIIKRQPVILDLSWTPISKKQLSWLIHRMPGLKDLLVAGCSWLSVSALSSSSCPYLRTLDLRWAEGVRDGQIKDLVTPQGNESRSRLRGMQTLRLSGLDISDSTLRLLLRHMPLLQRLDLAHCRAITDQSINLLTATGSPTRHTLTELNLAGCHKLTDACLQFLKRASALQLLDLRGCKGVTRRACESFISDLSYCTYFCMTDNKLIQRIS; via the exons CGGTCAGGCACGAGGCGGCGCTACCACGATGATGGCATCTCAGACGACGAGATTGAGGGAAAGAGGACCTTTGACCTGGAGGAGAAGCTGCGGAGTGATCGCTTTAGCTCTGACCGGGTCAAGCGGCTCGTCGGGAAAG AGTTCAACTTTGAATACATCCAGAGGGAGGGACTTCGCGACCCCATCATCTTTGAGAGGCCGGATGGACTGGGCATCAA GATGCCAGACCCTGACTTCAGCGTCAATGATGTGAAAAGTTATGTAG GCAGTCGGCGGGTGGTTGACGTGATGGATGTGACCACTCAGAAGAACATCGAGATGTCCATGGCACACTGGAGGCGGTACTATGAGACACCACCCGCCCAGAGAGAAAAGCTGTACAACGTCATCAGTCTGGAGTTCAGCCACACTAAACTAGAGAACCTAGTGCAAAGGCCTGCAACG GTGGACATCATTGATTGGGTGGACAACATGTGGCCCCGGCACCTGAAGGAGCGACAAAGAGACTCCACCAATGCCATCATAGACATGCAGTACCCCAAAGTCCAGAA ATATTGTTTGATGAGTGTGCAGGGCTGCTACACAGACTTCCACATTGACTTCGGGGGCACGTCTGTCTGGTACCACATACTGCGAGGAGGAAAG GTGTTCTGGCTGATCCCACCCACACCGCAGAACCTGGAGCTCTATGAGAACTGGGTGCTGTCGGGCAAACAGGGGGACATTTTCCTGGGGGACAAGGCCACCGACTGCCAGAGGATAGAACTCAAGCAGGGATACACATTCATCATACCATCAG GCTGGATCCATGCAGTCTACACGCCAGTGGACACGCTGGTCTTTGGTGGGAACTTCCTGCACAGTTTTAACATCCCTATGCAGCTCAACATCTACGGCATAGAGGATCGCACACGG GTCCCTGCCAAGTTCCGCTACCCATTCTACTATGAAATGTGTTGGTATGTCCTGGAGAGGTACCTGTTCAGCCTGACCAACACTTCGCACCTGACTCCAGAGTTCCAGAAACACTCTCTGGGGATTG GTCTAAAGCGAGAGGCCTCCAGTGAAGACAGTGAAAATCTTAATGGACACACCaaagaggaagatgatgaggatgatgagaaGCCGCCCTCTCCCCTCATCAATCCTGGGGTCAAAGTTCACCTGACTGCGTTTGAGCTGGAGGGGCTGTGGAGCCTGCTGGGGAAGCTGGAGTCCCTGCCCTCCCATAAGAAGTGTGTCCCTGCTGGCATCCACAACGCACCCGCCCTGCTGCATGACATCAGG GCACTGCTAAAGGAACATGCTAGTGACATCCCCAAACTATCCTACACTGGAAAACCCATTGTGAAGTGGCCAAGGAGG CCCTCGTGGTAtcagcctcctcctcccccgGCCCCTGTGGGGCGCCCCCGCCTGTCCGGCACGGTGGTGACGCCACGGCCGGTGAAGCCACCCTCGTCCATGTCGGTGCTGCGGCGGAGGCGCGTGCGCTGCAAGCGCTGTGAGGCCTGTCTGCGCACCGAGTGCGGCGAGTGCAACTTCTGCAGAGACATGAAGAAGTTTGGCGGCCCCGGCAAGCTCAAGCAGACATGTGTGCTTCGCCAGTGCCTGGCG ccTGGCCTGCCCCTGTCTGCAGCGTGTgaagtgtgtggggaggggaacCCTGAGCCTGGCGAGTCCCAGACCTTCTCCCTCATGCTCATGGAGTGCTCCAACTGTGCACAGATCGCTCACCCTGGGTGCCTTAAG GTGCCAGGAGACGGCGTGGTAAATAAAGACCTGCCCAGCTGCTGGGAATGCCCCAAGTGTGTCCTGGACCAGGGCAATAACTCTGAG ATTAAGTTGGAGCGGAAGAAAATCCACATG AAACGGAAGTCTTCCTCACTGGATGGTCGTCCCGCTAAGTTGTATCGCCGGCGAGGCAACGAAGATGATGACGACTCGGGCAGTGACGACGACGATGACGACGAGGGCTTGCGACCAAGCGGCAGAAAGATGTCCATTCATGTCCGTGGTGGGACTTCGGCTGGTCGTCGTGGTTATGGTGCTGGGAGGCGGGGCATGTGGAGAGGCACCTCCCACCGTGGCAGGGGACGAGGCGGTGGATTGGCTCCCAGCTCTGGGCTGAAAATGAGGCGCGGCTTTGGGGTCCGAGGCGAGAGAGGCGGCCGGGTCAGACTCCGCGGTGGAGCAAGGATGCAGCGGCGACGCTACGAAtccgatgatgatgatgacgacgacgacgatgatgacgacgacgacgacgacgatgatgatgacgacgatgATGACGATGACGAAAGCGATGAAGAGCACATGGGCCACACAGAGAAAGGGCACCGGCGGCGGCGAAGGAGACGCAGAAGGAGAGgggacgacgacgacgacgatgatgatgatgatgacgacgatgAAGACAGCGAGGACCGGGACCTGGACGGAGAGGATGAGGATATGGAAGACTTGGATGAAGATGGTGAGGAGAAGGATGACGAAGACGACGATGAAGACGATGACAACCAGACAGACTCGGAGCCCGAGCCGCCTGTGCTGCTTGTGTCGGACCTGAATGACGAGCTGCTCAATGGCTCGTACCTGACGGTAACCCTGCAGCGGCCCACCAAGGCCAAGCGCGACCCCGGCTCCATCGTGCCCAAGTTGGAGGCCGCCATGTCCCCGCGGGCGCCTGCCGGCAGCCATCCCGGTGCAGGCTTCGTCCAGCGCAAGACCCTGCACAAGGCGCGCCACAAGAACAACGGCGGTGCCACGGGCAACGGCCTCACTCAGTCCAAGGGCGGAGCGTTGGCGGCGGCAGGCAGACACGCGCGCCACGGCAACCAccggcaccaccaccaccatcacggTGAGAGGGACACAGCGTCACCGTCCAGCTCGGCGTCCTCCCGCTCCTCTGTGTCGCCCACACCGCCCCcgccctcctcctctgcctctcctccctcGCTCCTCTCCCATCCCTCCTTCCGGGAGGTGGGGAACGAGCCAGGTGGCGAGAAGGaggtgtgggtgtctgtgttcCACTACCTGACGCTCACGGAGCTCAGCGTCTGCATGACCGTCTGCAAGGCCTGGTACAAGTG GGGCTGTGATAAGCGTCTTTGGACCCACATAGACCTCAGCCGCTGCCGCTCTCTGACCTCTCAAGCCCTCTCTGGCATCATTAAGCGCCAGCCAGTGATTCTTGACCTCTCCTGGACACCCATTTCCAAAAAGCAGCTCTCCTGGCTCATCCACCGAATGCCAG GCCTGAAGGATCTGCTGGTGGCCGGCTGCTCCTGGCTGTCCGTGTCGGCACTCAGCTCCTCCAGCTGCCCCTACCTGCGTACCCTGGATCTGCGCTGGGCCGAGGGGGTCCGAGATGGACAGATCAAAGACCTGGTCACACCACAAG GCAACGAGTCACGCAGCCGACTGCGGGGCATGCAGACCCTACGCCTGTCCGGTCTGGACATCAGCGACTCGACACTGCGGCTGCTGCTCAGGCACATGCCCCTGCTGCAGCGGCTGGACCTGGCCCACTGTCGGGCCATCACTGACCAGTCCATCAACCTGCTCACTGCCACAGGCTCCCCTACCCGCCACACCCTCACCGAGCTCAACCTGGCAG GTTGTCATAAGCTGACCGACGCGTGTCTGCAGTTCCTGAAGCGTGCGTCTGCGCTGCAGCTGCTGGACCTGCGGGGCTGTAAGGGGGTGACGCGGCGCGCCTGCGAGAGCTTCATCTCCGACCTCTCCTACTGCACCTACTTCTGCATGACGGACAACAAGCTCATCCAGAGGATATCCTAA
- the kdm2aa gene encoding lysine (K)-specific demethylase 2Aa isoform X1 — protein sequence MDESRPRYSKRLRSGTRRRYHDDGISDDEIEGKRTFDLEEKLRSDRFSSDRVKRLVGKEFNFEYIQREGLRDPIIFERPDGLGIKMPDPDFSVNDVKSYVGSRRVVDVMDVTTQKNIEMSMAHWRRYYETPPAQREKLYNVISLEFSHTKLENLVQRPATVDIIDWVDNMWPRHLKERQRDSTNAIIDMQYPKVQKYCLMSVQGCYTDFHIDFGGTSVWYHILRGGKVFWLIPPTPQNLELYENWVLSGKQGDIFLGDKATDCQRIELKQGYTFIIPSGWIHAVYTPVDTLVFGGNFLHSFNIPMQLNIYGIEDRTRVPAKFRYPFYYEMCWYVLERYLFSLTNTSHLTPEFQKHSLGIGLKREASSEDSENLNGHTKEEDDEDDEKPPSPLINPGVKVHLTAFELEGLWSLLGKLESLPSHKKCVPAGIHNAPALLHDIRALLKEHASDIPKLSYTGKPIVKWPRRPSWYQPPPPPAPVGRPRLSGTVVTPRPVKPPSSMSVLRRRRVRCKRCEACLRTECGECNFCRDMKKFGGPGKLKQTCVLRQCLAPGLPLSAACEVCGEGNPEPGESQTFSLMLMECSNCAQIAHPGCLKVPGDGVVNKDLPSCWECPKCVLDQGNNSEIKLERKKIHMKRKSSSLDGRPAKLYRRRGNEDDDDSGSDDDDDDEGLRPSGRKMSIHVRGGTSAGRRGYGAGRRGMWRGTSHRGRGRGGGLAPSSGLKMRRGFGVRGERGGRVRLRGGARMQRRRYESDDDDDDDDDDDDDDDDDDDDDDDDDDESDEEHMGHTEKGHRRRRRRRRRRGDDDDDDDDDDDDDEDSEDRDLDGEDEDMEDLDEDGEEKDDEDDDEDDDNQTDSEPEPPVLLVSDLNDELLNGSYLTVTLQRPTKAKRDPGSIVPKLEAAMSPRAPAGSHPGAGFVQRKTLHKARHKNNGGATGNGLTQSKGGALAAAGRHARHGNHRHHHHHHGERDTASPSSSASSRSSVSPTPPPPSSSASPPSLLSHPSFREVGNEPGGEKEVWVSVFHYLTLTELSVCMTVCKAWYKWGCDKRLWTHIDLSRCRSLTSQALSGIIKRQPVILDLSWTPISKKQLSWLIHRMPGLKDLLVAGCSWLSVSALSSSSCPYLRTLDLRWAEGVRDGQIKDLVTPQGNESRSRLRGMQTLRLSGLDISDSTLRLLLRHMPLLQRLDLAHCRAITDQSINLLTATGSPTRHTLTELNLAGCHKLTDACLQFLKRASALQLLDLRGCKGVTRRACESFISDLSYCTYFCMTDNKLIQRIS from the exons CGGTCAGGCACGAGGCGGCGCTACCACGATGATGGCATCTCAGACGACGAGATTGAGGGAAAGAGGACCTTTGACCTGGAGGAGAAGCTGCGGAGTGATCGCTTTAGCTCTGACCGGGTCAAGCGGCTCGTCGGGAAAG AGTTCAACTTTGAATACATCCAGAGGGAGGGACTTCGCGACCCCATCATCTTTGAGAGGCCGGATGGACTGGGCATCAA GATGCCAGACCCTGACTTCAGCGTCAATGATGTGAAAAGTTATGTAG GCAGTCGGCGGGTGGTTGACGTGATGGATGTGACCACTCAGAAGAACATCGAGATGTCCATGGCACACTGGAGGCGGTACTATGAGACACCACCCGCCCAGAGAGAAAAGCTGTACAACGTCATCAGTCTGGAGTTCAGCCACACTAAACTAGAGAACCTAGTGCAAAGGCCTGCAACG GTGGACATCATTGATTGGGTGGACAACATGTGGCCCCGGCACCTGAAGGAGCGACAAAGAGACTCCACCAATGCCATCATAGACATGCAGTACCCCAAAGTCCAGAA ATATTGTTTGATGAGTGTGCAGGGCTGCTACACAGACTTCCACATTGACTTCGGGGGCACGTCTGTCTGGTACCACATACTGCGAGGAGGAAAG GTGTTCTGGCTGATCCCACCCACACCGCAGAACCTGGAGCTCTATGAGAACTGGGTGCTGTCGGGCAAACAGGGGGACATTTTCCTGGGGGACAAGGCCACCGACTGCCAGAGGATAGAACTCAAGCAGGGATACACATTCATCATACCATCAG GCTGGATCCATGCAGTCTACACGCCAGTGGACACGCTGGTCTTTGGTGGGAACTTCCTGCACAGTTTTAACATCCCTATGCAGCTCAACATCTACGGCATAGAGGATCGCACACGG GTCCCTGCCAAGTTCCGCTACCCATTCTACTATGAAATGTGTTGGTATGTCCTGGAGAGGTACCTGTTCAGCCTGACCAACACTTCGCACCTGACTCCAGAGTTCCAGAAACACTCTCTGGGGATTG GTCTAAAGCGAGAGGCCTCCAGTGAAGACAGTGAAAATCTTAATGGACACACCaaagaggaagatgatgaggatgatgagaaGCCGCCCTCTCCCCTCATCAATCCTGGGGTCAAAGTTCACCTGACTGCGTTTGAGCTGGAGGGGCTGTGGAGCCTGCTGGGGAAGCTGGAGTCCCTGCCCTCCCATAAGAAGTGTGTCCCTGCTGGCATCCACAACGCACCCGCCCTGCTGCATGACATCAGG GCACTGCTAAAGGAACATGCTAGTGACATCCCCAAACTATCCTACACTGGAAAACCCATTGTGAAGTGGCCAAGGAGG CCCTCGTGGTAtcagcctcctcctcccccgGCCCCTGTGGGGCGCCCCCGCCTGTCCGGCACGGTGGTGACGCCACGGCCGGTGAAGCCACCCTCGTCCATGTCGGTGCTGCGGCGGAGGCGCGTGCGCTGCAAGCGCTGTGAGGCCTGTCTGCGCACCGAGTGCGGCGAGTGCAACTTCTGCAGAGACATGAAGAAGTTTGGCGGCCCCGGCAAGCTCAAGCAGACATGTGTGCTTCGCCAGTGCCTGGCG ccTGGCCTGCCCCTGTCTGCAGCGTGTgaagtgtgtggggaggggaacCCTGAGCCTGGCGAGTCCCAGACCTTCTCCCTCATGCTCATGGAGTGCTCCAACTGTGCACAGATCGCTCACCCTGGGTGCCTTAAG GTGCCAGGAGACGGCGTGGTAAATAAAGACCTGCCCAGCTGCTGGGAATGCCCCAAGTGTGTCCTGGACCAGGGCAATAACTCTGAG ATTAAGTTGGAGCGGAAGAAAATCCACATG AAACGGAAGTCTTCCTCACTGGATGGTCGTCCCGCTAAGTTGTATCGCCGGCGAGGCAACGAAGATGATGACGACTCGGGCAGTGACGACGACGATGACGACGAGGGCTTGCGACCAAGCGGCAGAAAGATGTCCATTCATGTCCGTGGTGGGACTTCGGCTGGTCGTCGTGGTTATGGTGCTGGGAGGCGGGGCATGTGGAGAGGCACCTCCCACCGTGGCAGGGGACGAGGCGGTGGATTGGCTCCCAGCTCTGGGCTGAAAATGAGGCGCGGCTTTGGGGTCCGAGGCGAGAGAGGCGGCCGGGTCAGACTCCGCGGTGGAGCAAGGATGCAGCGGCGACGCTACGAAtccgatgatgatgatgacgacgacgacgatgatgacgacgacgacgacgacgatgatgatgacgacgatgATGACGATGACGAAAGCGATGAAGAGCACATGGGCCACACAGAGAAAGGGCACCGGCGGCGGCGAAGGAGACGCAGAAGGAGAGgggacgacgacgacgacgatgatgatgatgatgacgacgatgAAGACAGCGAGGACCGGGACCTGGACGGAGAGGATGAGGATATGGAAGACTTGGATGAAGATGGTGAGGAGAAGGATGACGAAGACGACGATGAAGACGATGACAACCAGACAGACTCGGAGCCCGAGCCGCCTGTGCTGCTTGTGTCGGACCTGAATGACGAGCTGCTCAATGGCTCGTACCTGACGGTAACCCTGCAGCGGCCCACCAAGGCCAAGCGCGACCCCGGCTCCATCGTGCCCAAGTTGGAGGCCGCCATGTCCCCGCGGGCGCCTGCCGGCAGCCATCCCGGTGCAGGCTTCGTCCAGCGCAAGACCCTGCACAAGGCGCGCCACAAGAACAACGGCGGTGCCACGGGCAACGGCCTCACTCAGTCCAAGGGCGGAGCGTTGGCGGCGGCAGGCAGACACGCGCGCCACGGCAACCAccggcaccaccaccaccatcacggTGAGAGGGACACAGCGTCACCGTCCAGCTCGGCGTCCTCCCGCTCCTCTGTGTCGCCCACACCGCCCCcgccctcctcctctgcctctcctccctcGCTCCTCTCCCATCCCTCCTTCCGGGAGGTGGGGAACGAGCCAGGTGGCGAGAAGGaggtgtgggtgtctgtgttcCACTACCTGACGCTCACGGAGCTCAGCGTCTGCATGACCGTCTGCAAGGCCTGGTACAAGTG GGGCTGTGATAAGCGTCTTTGGACCCACATAGACCTCAGCCGCTGCCGCTCTCTGACCTCTCAAGCCCTCTCTGGCATCATTAAGCGCCAGCCAGTGATTCTTGACCTCTCCTGGACACCCATTTCCAAAAAGCAGCTCTCCTGGCTCATCCACCGAATGCCAG GCCTGAAGGATCTGCTGGTGGCCGGCTGCTCCTGGCTGTCCGTGTCGGCACTCAGCTCCTCCAGCTGCCCCTACCTGCGTACCCTGGATCTGCGCTGGGCCGAGGGGGTCCGAGATGGACAGATCAAAGACCTGGTCACACCACAAG GCAACGAGTCACGCAGCCGACTGCGGGGCATGCAGACCCTACGCCTGTCCGGTCTGGACATCAGCGACTCGACACTGCGGCTGCTGCTCAGGCACATGCCCCTGCTGCAGCGGCTGGACCTGGCCCACTGTCGGGCCATCACTGACCAGTCCATCAACCTGCTCACTGCCACAGGCTCCCCTACCCGCCACACCCTCACCGAGCTCAACCTGGCAG GTTGTCATAAGCTGACCGACGCGTGTCTGCAGTTCCTGAAGCGTGCGTCTGCGCTGCAGCTGCTGGACCTGCGGGGCTGTAAGGGGGTGACGCGGCGCGCCTGCGAGAGCTTCATCTCCGACCTCTCCTACTGCACCTACTTCTGCATGACGGACAACAAGCTCATCCAGAGGATATCCTAA